CGGCGACGTGCTGCACGAAGTGTTGGAAGAAACCTTCGGCTGGCTTGCCAATCACTTCGACCTGAATGCGGTGACCGCCGTCGGCCATCGCGTCGTTCATGGCGGCGATATCTTCCCCGGGCCGGTGCTGGTCGATGACGAGGTGATCGCCAGGATCGCCTCTCTGACGTCACTCGCCCCCCTGCACCAGCCGCAAAACCTTCGGCTGATCGAGGCGATCCGGCATCTGAGACCCCAATTGCCGCAGACAGCCTCATTCGACACCGCTTTCCACCGCAGCCAGTCGCCAACCGTCCGGCGCTTCGCCATTCCCCGCGAATTCCACGACAGGGGCATCAAGCGCTACGGCTTTCACGGCCTGTCCTACAAGTTCATCGCCAGCGCCCTTGCGAAAGCCCATCCCGAGCGTGCCGAGGGACGCACAGTCGTCGCTCATCTCGGCAGTGGCGCAAGCATCTGCGCAATCGAAAGCGGCTTGAGCCGTGACAGCTCCATGGGCTTTTCCACCATCGACGGCATCCCCATGGCCACACGCTCCGGCGCGCTCGATCCGGGCGTCATCTTCCACTGGATGGGAGAACTTGGCCTCTCTCGCGAGGAAGTCGAGGATATCGTCTACCACAAATCCGGCCTCATCGGCCTTTCCGGCATCAGCGCCGACAGCCGGGTGCTGCTGGAAACCGATGCGGAAGCCGCCCGGGAAGCGATCGACGTCTTCACATTCCGCATTGCAGGAGAAATCGCCAGACTGACCGCCACCATCGGCGGGCTGGATACGCTCATCTTCACCGCCGGCATCGGCGAAAACCAGCCGCTCATCCGTCAGGCCGTCTGCGACCGCCTCGCCTTCCTCGGCATCGAAATCGATGACGACGCCAATGCCGCGAATGCGGAAACGATCTCCTCGCCCGTTTCCCCCGTGGCCGTCATGGTCATCGCCACCGACGAGGAACAGGTCATCGCCGATGAGGCTCTTTCAGTCCTTTGACACAGAAGCGTCACGCAGCGAGGCTAAAGCATGACGCGCAAAAGTGTGCAGCGGTTTTGCGGCAGCGACATGCGATAGGATAAAGGCTTGAAGCGGACCGGTGAGTCGCACCCTCCGCTTATGCCGCGATGACACGAAAGGGATGAGACAGTGCTGATGGACATGACTTCCGACAACGGCGCTGCCGGCGAAACCTCCACCCTCGTTCTCACCAACGCCCGCATCGTGCTTGCCGACGAAATCGTTCATGGCACCGTGACCGTAAGAAACGGCAGCATCGTCTCCATCGACACCGGCCTGACAGCGCCGGATGCCATCGACCTCGGCGGTGACTATCTCGTGCCGGGCCTCGTCGACATCCACACCGACCATTTCGAAAAGCACGTCTATCCGCGCGCCCATGTGCGCTGGGACTTCATGCGCGCGGCCCTTGCCCATGACGCGCAGATCATCGGC
The window above is part of the Rhizobium sp. ACO-34A genome. Proteins encoded here:
- a CDS encoding acetate kinase (Enables the production of acetyl-CoA by phosphorylating acetate in the presence of ATP and a divalent cation); amino-acid sequence: MSEKLLLTFNAGSSTVKIGLFRREDGHARRIGKGMIDFRHKPLTFHLVEGPETFDVPLEAEGGDVLHEVLEETFGWLANHFDLNAVTAVGHRVVHGGDIFPGPVLVDDEVIARIASLTSLAPLHQPQNLRLIEAIRHLRPQLPQTASFDTAFHRSQSPTVRRFAIPREFHDRGIKRYGFHGLSYKFIASALAKAHPERAEGRTVVAHLGSGASICAIESGLSRDSSMGFSTIDGIPMATRSGALDPGVIFHWMGELGLSREEVEDIVYHKSGLIGLSGISADSRVLLETDAEAAREAIDVFTFRIAGEIARLTATIGGLDTLIFTAGIGENQPLIRQAVCDRLAFLGIEIDDDANAANAETISSPVSPVAVMVIATDEEQVIADEALSVL